In a single window of the Drosophila albomicans strain 15112-1751.03 chromosome 3, ASM965048v2, whole genome shotgun sequence genome:
- the LOC117568753 gene encoding period circadian protein-like, producing MRFAFVLVFALISGPIVARCAAADTTGTTGTTGTTGTTGSTTGTTGGTTGTTGSTTGTTGSTTGTTGSTTGTTGSTTGTTGSTTGTTGSSTGSTTGTTGSSTGSTTSTTGSSTSTSSGTPATSSSTSPSTTSSTSPSSSPSSTTSTSTPSDTSSSTTTDSEEAEKLRERIRRLRTERRRLRNELRRSRARTAAIRRRRNAAVNRRLRQRANRINRRG from the coding sequence ATGCGCTTTGCCTTCGTTTTAGTTTTTGCTCTCATCAGCGGCCCAATCGTTGCTAGATGCGCCGCAGCGGATACTACCGGCACAACGGGTACTACCGGCACAACGGGTACTACCGGCAGCACAACTGGTACTACTGGCGGCACAACGGGTACTACCGGCAGCACAACGGGTACTACCGGCAGCACAACGGGTACTACCGGCAGCACAACGGGTACTACCGGCAGCACAACGGGTACTACCGGCAGCACAACGGGTACTACTGGCAGCTCAACAGGCAGCACAACGGGTACTACTGGCAGCTCAACAGGCAGCACAACAAGTACTACCGGCAGCTCAACATCCACGTCGTCAGGCACCCCGGCAACAAGTTCTTCCACCAGTCCATCAACAACCTCTTCGACTAGTCCTTCCAGCAGCCCATCATCTACTACTTCCACAAGTACTCCTTCCGACACCAGCTCCAGCACCACTACCGATTCGGAGGAAGCCGAAAAACTTCGCGAAAGAATTAGGCGCTTGAGAACCGAACGTCGCCGATTGAGAAATGAGCTTCGTAGATCAAGAGCTCGTACAGCCGCGATCCGAAGAAGACGCAACGCTGCAGTTAATAGGCGTCTACGCCAACGCGCGAACAGGATAAATCGCCGTGGTTGA